One genomic segment of Bacillota bacterium includes these proteins:
- a CDS encoding flagellin: MAQSDLTRIASNIAGLNALNALKDINTKLGIHQLRLSTGKRINQASDDPAGLTIGIKFNARTRGLGVALDNIGDAKNLLAVAEGGLSKINDILLAVRDKVAQAANDTLGASEREAIAAQIKSLLEEVDTIARETQWNKQDLLLGKLTKTNPMKFQTGPEVDQKTEFVLANDHTTVGLNALSSYATETGDGNDILTSVLATAPGTGMDELAYGDYTLDVKYDSSGNITGTVSLKKDTTELASISAASISGGLWDTGLGVQLNLVTTGVTADLNATASINYSSHVSSYDKAQIYLGEIDNAIAIVSQSMTEIGALVSRLTSKEENLTIAKANTEAAYSRIMNADMASEQLEAMKLSILQQTATAMLAQANVAPQAVLSLFR; encoded by the coding sequence ATGGCACAAAGCGATCTTACAAGAATCGCTAGTAACATAGCAGGACTCAACGCCTTGAACGCCCTGAAAGACATCAACACCAAACTCGGCATCCACCAGCTCCGACTGTCGACTGGTAAGAGGATCAACCAGGCGTCGGATGATCCGGCGGGGTTGACAATCGGGATTAAGTTCAATGCGAGGACGAGAGGACTAGGGGTAGCACTTGATAATATTGGGGACGCGAAGAATCTCTTGGCCGTGGCGGAAGGTGGACTATCGAAGATCAACGATATTCTTCTCGCTGTCCGTGATAAGGTAGCACAAGCGGCTAATGACACTTTGGGAGCGAGTGAGAGAGAGGCAATAGCCGCGCAAATAAAGTCACTGCTCGAAGAGGTAGATACCATAGCTAGGGAGACGCAGTGGAATAAGCAAGATCTTCTACTTGGCAAATTGACCAAGACAAATCCTATGAAATTCCAGACTGGCCCCGAAGTAGATCAAAAGACAGAGTTCGTTCTGGCAAATGACCACACAACTGTGGGCCTGAATGCCCTCAGCAGTTACGCTACCGAAACGGGCGACGGGAATGACATCTTGACATCTGTTTTAGCAACGGCCCCTGGAACGGGCATGGACGAACTGGCATATGGGGATTATACACTAGATGTTAAGTATGACAGCAGCGGGAATATCACTGGGACCGTTTCGCTCAAGAAAGACACAACAGAACTAGCTAGTATATCGGCAGCGAGTATCAGCGGCGGCTTATGGGATACGGGGCTTGGCGTGCAATTGAACCTTGTTACCACGGGTGTAACAGCGGACCTGAATGCAACGGCAAGTATCAATTATTCGTCCCACGTTAGTTCATATGATAAGGCACAAATATACCTCGGGGAAATCGATAATGCCATAGCTATTGTATCCCAGAGTATGACAGAAATCGGTGCCCTCGTCTCACGGCTTACCTCAAAAGAAGAGAATCTGACAATCGCAAAGGCCAATACAGAAGCAGCATACAGCCGTATCATGAATGCTGATATGGCATCTGAACAGCTCGAGGCGATGAAGCTGTCCATACTGCAGCAAACTGCTACGGCAATGCTGGCGCAGGCTAATGTGGCTCCTCAGGCAGTTCTCAGTCTGTTCCGGTAA
- a CDS encoding DEAD/DEAH box helicase family protein: MARDIIKAQLFSVPGDIIIPVDQESIEGMLKRLQAGQFDSRESAEVHRKALVLSTSPGFDRLISLDVVRNILPFTYQVGAVKEVLRRMRGRAILADEVGLGKTIEAGLVMMEYILRGLAKRVLILCPPPLMSQWMDEMRSKFNIDFVTSDDPSFLARKNPWLEVDRIIASIDTAKREPHSRLVQSAPFDLVIVDEAHRCRNKNTLNWKLVNGLKKKYILLLTATPVQNDLHELFNLITLLRPGQLETASDFSRRFITRGDKLKPRNVSELRGLMKEVMVRNRRETCGIQLPRRRAETVRVALSPQEAEFYSKVSEFVRAQYGAGLDGRANGKAVNRFTLKTLQKEAGSSAFAAVPTLRKMLDSGNFNGARKDLRFLIDIGEAIEDSAKAQALLKLLQNTGEKVLVFTGYTATLEFLAQFLKKSGIQFATFSGEMPRLDKERAVEAFRGDKQVLLSTESGGEGRNLQFCHVMANFDLPWNPMKIEQRIGRIHRIGQENDVFVFNLSAAETLEAHILDILDAKINMFELVIGELDMILGNVEEEEDFEDTIMDLWAGAKTEEELRQGFDSLGEKLAQAKARYEQTKEYDDKIFGSELSSAEQESKAEGKAVSG; this comes from the coding sequence ATGGCCCGAGATATTATCAAGGCCCAGCTTTTCTCCGTGCCGGGGGATATCATAATCCCTGTGGACCAGGAGTCTATAGAAGGGATGCTCAAGAGGCTCCAGGCGGGGCAATTCGACAGCCGCGAAAGCGCGGAAGTCCACAGAAAGGCCCTTGTTCTTTCTACGAGTCCGGGTTTTGACAGGCTGATATCGCTCGATGTTGTTCGAAATATCCTGCCATTCACATATCAGGTCGGCGCAGTGAAAGAAGTGCTCCGGAGAATGCGCGGTCGCGCTATCCTCGCTGATGAGGTGGGACTTGGCAAGACAATTGAAGCCGGCCTCGTGATGATGGAATATATTCTCAGGGGACTCGCCAAGCGAGTATTGATTTTATGCCCGCCGCCACTCATGTCTCAGTGGATGGATGAAATGCGGTCCAAATTCAACATAGATTTTGTCACATCCGATGATCCATCTTTTCTTGCGCGCAAGAATCCCTGGCTCGAGGTGGACAGGATCATCGCGTCTATCGACACTGCGAAGCGCGAACCACATAGCAGACTGGTTCAATCTGCACCATTCGATCTTGTGATCGTCGATGAGGCGCACCGGTGCCGCAACAAGAATACCCTCAACTGGAAGCTCGTAAATGGACTCAAAAAGAAATACATTCTCCTTCTCACCGCGACTCCAGTGCAGAATGATCTTCATGAACTTTTCAACCTCATAACCCTTCTCCGCCCAGGCCAGCTTGAGACGGCATCTGATTTCTCCCGGAGGTTCATCACCAGGGGGGACAAGCTCAAGCCGAGGAATGTCTCAGAATTGCGTGGGCTAATGAAGGAGGTTATGGTGCGGAACCGCCGCGAAACATGCGGCATTCAGCTTCCCAGGAGAAGGGCGGAAACCGTGCGAGTCGCGCTCAGTCCACAAGAGGCGGAATTCTATTCAAAGGTGAGTGAATTCGTCAGGGCACAATATGGCGCAGGGCTTGATGGGCGGGCTAATGGGAAAGCGGTTAACAGGTTCACCTTGAAAACACTCCAGAAAGAAGCTGGCTCTAGCGCCTTCGCCGCGGTGCCGACCCTCCGCAAGATGCTTGATTCGGGGAATTTCAACGGCGCCAGGAAAGATCTAAGGTTTCTTATCGATATAGGGGAGGCTATTGAAGACTCGGCGAAGGCCCAGGCTCTCCTGAAACTCCTTCAGAATACCGGAGAAAAGGTCCTGGTCTTTACTGGCTATACTGCTACACTGGAATTCCTCGCTCAATTTCTGAAAAAGTCGGGGATACAGTTTGCAACTTTTTCAGGGGAAATGCCGCGCCTAGATAAGGAACGAGCTGTCGAGGCCTTCAGAGGGGATAAGCAGGTGCTTCTTTCAACTGAGTCAGGCGGGGAAGGGCGGAACCTTCAATTCTGTCATGTCATGGCGAATTTCGACCTCCCATGGAACCCCATGAAGATAGAGCAGCGGATTGGCCGAATTCATAGAATCGGCCAGGAGAATGATGTCTTTGTTTTCAACCTGTCAGCCGCCGAGACCCTTGAGGCGCATATACTCGACATTCTTGATGCGAAGATCAACATGTTCGAGCTGGTGATAGGCGAACTGGACATGATCCTGGGCAATGTGGAGGAAGAAGAGGACTTTGAGGATACTATCATGGACCTCTGGGCGGGCGCCAAGACTGAGGAAGAACTTCGACAGGGATTCGATTCCCTTGGGGAGAAATTGGCTCAGGCTAAGGCCCGGTATGAACAGACGAAGGAATATGATGACAAGATATTTGGTTCTGAATTGAGTTCAGCGGAGCAGGAGTCGAAAGCGGAAGGGAAGGCCGTGAGCGGATAG
- a CDS encoding glycosyltransferase: MIPEIEYKTCYLDGRLGRAREILRKLIAEHPDCGAFYADLALVYLQQGEIAEARNAAEKARALVVSGNDATPPGEELLSDTSLGNVSSGGSVPARPDILAAIGFVRERIGDHEGALNLYEEAKSAICSTGRRRLWIDHAIERVRKRLSGHEGLEEDKEGQNESRRQHVQAQLRISYFLDPNLGPDALRLVCEHMNRLMARGHKVYAIARVDKLDGLLAEIIRVPAREELYERTPDSDIVVATSWRTAFDAARVHGAVPFYFVLPSPGFEPNGNPGAGGGAGSMTGSAAESADQSSKNLEASFRLPLKLIASSDHVRDVLKTRYNRRAEVVPYGVDSNVEPGAEGRTGGPLAMVPDPGIQEADKIQTVKDRPTRLLVVGSDKDEWTESIYAALRLVIERRQDKVEVVRISPSRRLDFSFHVTKWVENPDSSQLANVFSECDILLTGSLEGISSQAAVTAMAYGLPIILCAGEEKLTSHTDSVEGIRVDVPPFKDNAPEGHAVPAPYLMAPLNDAEAIVRAIETLIDDEELRREIGSKGREFAKVYTWERVIDQLEGLFRASTTDVQLAYPSAAALGVFPAGGAGASGGRPRRRPTLSLCMIVKNEERFLARCLDSVKDVVDEMIIVDTGSTDRTVEIAKSYGAKVYFHEWKNDFAEARNASLEKATGDWILVMDADEVLAPGMYTVIHRLIDTGIRAIYCARISNRKSIEDDQSLFDHFMNRLFPSDPDIRFVGSVHERIISLSNEPLPVRSILDFVIFHIGYQREILAGRRKHARNLAILEQCVRNNPSDPYYHYSLGGTYHAIGKVNLAIDELSEAYRLCKERPDDGMSKAIAVSSLCVLSRIVYSFGGRDLAEHYLREALDISPTNTDVLYSLAEIARMKTEWNTAKDLYIKAINHGNSQFWGLTHDPATAAWKAWLGLGVCQTALGDFEHAHQSFERAASLCPSPAELLGPLVHVRNHLASLHDDILSRSLKSWVDEFIDHTARSASWSLDAAYGGGKSYLQEDDSTNRHQDDLGRLDAYLKAYRAGKLTRANEFHTLAVLLEEAGLLTDAFRVYRDALRLEPTNQMIVDALLRLVGKMRRGLSP; encoded by the coding sequence GTGATACCGGAAATTGAATATAAGACATGTTATCTCGACGGCAGGTTGGGCCGGGCAAGGGAGATTTTGCGCAAGCTGATCGCTGAGCATCCTGACTGTGGCGCGTTTTATGCCGACCTGGCGCTTGTATATCTACAACAGGGGGAAATTGCCGAAGCCCGCAATGCAGCGGAAAAAGCTCGGGCGCTCGTGGTCTCCGGGAACGACGCTACACCGCCAGGCGAGGAGCTTTTGAGCGATACTTCCTTAGGCAATGTATCCTCCGGAGGATCAGTTCCCGCCCGTCCCGACATCCTGGCTGCAATAGGATTCGTCCGGGAAAGGATCGGAGATCATGAAGGTGCGCTGAATCTTTATGAAGAAGCCAAATCTGCCATTTGCTCTACGGGTAGGCGACGGCTCTGGATCGACCATGCCATAGAACGGGTGAGGAAAAGGCTATCGGGCCACGAGGGCCTGGAGGAAGATAAGGAAGGCCAGAACGAGTCTCGACGTCAGCATGTGCAGGCTCAGCTCAGGATTTCATATTTCCTGGATCCAAACCTCGGCCCTGACGCACTTCGGTTGGTATGCGAACACATGAACCGGCTTATGGCGCGAGGTCACAAGGTCTATGCAATTGCACGTGTGGACAAGCTGGATGGGCTCTTGGCAGAGATCATTCGGGTGCCGGCGAGAGAAGAACTCTATGAAAGGACGCCTGATTCTGATATAGTCGTGGCGACATCATGGAGGACCGCATTCGATGCGGCGCGGGTCCACGGGGCCGTGCCTTTCTATTTTGTACTGCCTTCACCTGGCTTTGAACCAAATGGGAACCCAGGGGCCGGAGGCGGGGCGGGAAGCATGACAGGAAGCGCGGCAGAAAGCGCCGACCAGTCATCAAAGAACCTTGAAGCCTCATTCAGGCTTCCCCTAAAGCTCATTGCCTCCAGCGACCACGTGCGCGACGTTCTAAAGACAAGATATAACCGGAGGGCTGAAGTGGTCCCTTATGGGGTGGACTCTAATGTGGAGCCCGGTGCCGAAGGTCGGACGGGCGGACCTCTCGCCATGGTTCCGGACCCCGGCATTCAGGAAGCCGATAAGATCCAAACTGTGAAAGACCGTCCCACCAGACTCCTGGTGGTAGGTTCCGATAAAGACGAGTGGACTGAAAGTATCTATGCCGCACTGAGGCTCGTCATCGAGCGGCGGCAGGATAAAGTGGAAGTCGTCCGGATTTCCCCATCCCGGCGGCTGGACTTTTCTTTCCACGTGACAAAATGGGTGGAGAACCCAGACAGCAGCCAGCTCGCCAACGTCTTTTCTGAATGTGATATTCTCCTTACAGGTTCTCTGGAGGGCATTTCCTCTCAGGCTGCGGTGACAGCCATGGCATATGGTCTTCCTATTATCCTATGTGCAGGCGAGGAAAAGCTCACTTCTCACACAGATAGCGTCGAGGGAATCCGCGTTGACGTCCCTCCGTTTAAGGATAACGCACCGGAAGGACATGCCGTACCGGCTCCTTACTTGATGGCACCATTGAATGATGCGGAAGCAATAGTCAGAGCTATCGAAACCCTGATCGATGATGAGGAGCTCCGGAGAGAAATCGGGTCAAAAGGTCGAGAGTTCGCAAAGGTGTATACCTGGGAGCGGGTTATTGACCAGCTTGAAGGGCTCTTCCGCGCTTCGACAACCGACGTCCAACTAGCTTATCCCTCAGCAGCAGCTCTCGGAGTTTTCCCTGCTGGAGGGGCGGGTGCAAGTGGCGGCCGGCCTCGGCGCCGTCCCACCCTCAGTCTTTGTATGATCGTCAAGAACGAGGAGCGCTTCCTCGCCCGCTGCCTCGACAGCGTCAAGGACGTCGTAGACGAAATGATCATCGTGGACACAGGCTCCACCGACCGCACCGTCGAGATCGCCAAAAGCTACGGAGCCAAAGTCTATTTCCATGAGTGGAAAAACGACTTCGCCGAAGCGCGCAACGCGTCGCTGGAGAAGGCGACGGGGGATTGGATATTGGTGATGGATGCGGATGAGGTACTTGCCCCCGGCATGTATACCGTAATTCATCGTTTAATTGATACAGGAATACGTGCCATCTATTGCGCAAGGATTTCAAATCGGAAAAGCATTGAGGATGACCAGTCCCTCTTCGATCACTTTATGAATAGACTATTCCCTTCAGACCCAGACATCAGATTTGTCGGTTCGGTACATGAGAGAATTATCTCCCTTTCAAACGAACCCCTGCCCGTCCGTAGCATCCTTGACTTTGTGATCTTCCATATAGGATATCAAAGGGAAATTCTGGCAGGCCGAAGAAAACATGCTCGTAACTTGGCAATCCTCGAGCAATGTGTCCGCAATAACCCGTCAGACCCATATTACCATTATTCTCTTGGAGGAACATACCATGCCATCGGCAAGGTAAACCTAGCTATCGATGAGCTCTCAGAAGCCTATAGGTTGTGTAAGGAACGCCCAGATGACGGAATGTCAAAGGCAATAGCCGTTTCCAGCCTATGCGTTCTTAGTAGAATCGTCTACTCATTTGGAGGTCGGGATCTAGCAGAGCACTATCTTCGTGAAGCACTTGACATAAGTCCTACTAATACAGATGTACTCTACTCCCTTGCGGAAATCGCCAGGATGAAGACCGAATGGAATACGGCGAAAGACCTCTATATCAAAGCGATAAACCATGGGAACAGCCAATTTTGGGGTCTAACACACGATCCAGCAACTGCCGCGTGGAAGGCCTGGCTCGGTCTAGGAGTGTGCCAAACGGCCTTAGGCGATTTCGAACATGCGCATCAATCATTTGAGAGGGCAGCCAGCCTCTGCCCCAGTCCCGCTGAATTACTGGGTCCGCTGGTGCATGTGAGGAATCATCTAGCCTCTCTTCATGATGACATACTATCCAGATCATTAAAATCATGGGTGGACGAATTCATTGACCACACTGCTAGGTCAGCCTCCTGGAGCCTTGACGCCGCGTATGGTGGAGGCAAATCGTATCTACAAGAAGATGACAGTACCAATAGACACCAGGACGACCTGGGCAGACTTGACGCATACCTTAAGGCATACAGAGCTGGTAAGCTTACCCGTGCAAATGAGTTTCACACCCTTGCGGTCTTACTTGAGGAAGCCGGACTCCTCACCGATGCCTTCAGAGTTTACCGAGATGCCCTGAGACTGGAGCCCACAAATCAGATGATAGTAGATGCTTTATTGAGGTTAGTTGGCAAAATGCGAAGAGGCCTTTCCCCATAG
- a CDS encoding GAF domain-containing protein: protein MANLSALLYAVLPRINWTGFYLAVSTEDQGKYGRIKSDECRGIELVLGPFQGRPACTRIPLGKGVCGAAARDRKVYIVPDVHKFPGHIACDPRSRSEIVIPIISEGKLVGVLDIDSPYQDRFDETDGEGLSRFTAIIQYPLLGVFSPSPDSST, encoded by the coding sequence ATGGCCAATCTATCGGCACTTCTTTATGCAGTTCTTCCCAGGATAAACTGGACCGGGTTTTACCTTGCGGTTAGCACTGAGGATCAAGGTAAATATGGTAGGATTAAATCGGACGAATGCAGGGGGATAGAGCTGGTATTGGGACCGTTTCAGGGTAGGCCTGCCTGCACTAGAATTCCACTGGGGAAAGGAGTCTGCGGAGCTGCGGCTAGAGATCGGAAGGTCTATATCGTCCCCGATGTTCACAAATTCCCGGGGCACATCGCATGCGATCCACGGTCCCGTTCTGAAATTGTGATTCCTATCATCTCAGAAGGGAAGCTAGTAGGAGTTCTGGATATAGACAGCCCATATCAAGATAGGTTCGATGAGACAGATGGCGAAGGGTTGAGTCGGTTTACGGCCATTATCCAATATCCTTTGCTGGGCGTTTTCTCGCCGTCACCAGACAGCTCAACATAA
- a CDS encoding periplasmic heavy metal sensor, giving the protein MKRLIGIGLALVLIAGTVGIAAAAGGPGYGGRGGFGAGIGGQLGAGISAGICRMASYLGLSDEQQQKLLQLRQDFINRTQALRFELQRKMLELRQLWAKQPLDQQAIANKTAEVTSLKVKLAEEAQSQAAAVRNVLTPEQQKKLDEAQANAQQYGPGFRGRGGRGVGRGMMGGGMRGTGMGLGPCGAYATGNAQ; this is encoded by the coding sequence ATGAAGAGACTCATAGGTATTGGGCTAGCTCTGGTACTTATTGCCGGAACAGTCGGCATCGCAGCAGCGGCGGGAGGGCCGGGTTATGGCGGGCGAGGCGGCTTTGGCGCCGGAATCGGCGGCCAGCTCGGAGCCGGAATTAGCGCCGGAATCTGCAGGATGGCTTCGTATCTGGGGCTTTCTGACGAGCAACAGCAAAAGCTCCTCCAGCTCCGCCAGGATTTCATCAACAGGACCCAGGCTCTCAGGTTTGAGCTTCAGCGGAAGATGCTCGAGCTTCGCCAGTTGTGGGCAAAACAGCCTCTAGATCAGCAAGCGATCGCTAACAAGACTGCAGAGGTCACCTCGCTAAAAGTAAAGCTGGCTGAGGAAGCGCAATCACAGGCAGCGGCAGTGAGAAACGTCCTGACGCCTGAGCAGCAGAAGAAGCTGGACGAGGCGCAGGCTAACGCCCAGCAGTATGGGCCTGGATTCCGCGGCAGGGGTGGCAGAGGAGTCGGTCGCGGCATGATGGGCGGCGGAATGAGGGGCACAGGAATGGGCCTCGGACCCTGCGGAGCCTATGCCACAGGGAATGCGCAATAG
- a CDS encoding aldo/keto reductase, producing MERRIFGRTGESVSIIGFGGIVVMNLEQNEANNIVAEAIDRGINYFDVAPSYGDAEDRLGPAIEHKRDQIFLACKTGERTKKGAEAQLHESLRKLKTDHFDLYQLHGMTTEQDFETAMGPGGAIEAFIEAREKGLVRFLGFSAHSAEIALKLIDAFDFDSVLFPINWVNYFNANFGPQVLERAQAKNMGRPAIKALAKTLIPEGHPRVREKCWYEPVTDPALAALALRFTLSQPVTLAIPPGDMGLFRLALDVGEKFKPLSEVEVEFLREKAKGLKPIFRLSA from the coding sequence GTGGAAAGAAGAATTTTCGGCAGGACGGGTGAGAGTGTTTCCATTATTGGCTTTGGCGGCATAGTAGTCATGAATCTCGAGCAGAATGAGGCGAACAATATTGTAGCTGAGGCCATTGATCGTGGCATCAACTACTTTGATGTTGCTCCATCCTATGGAGATGCTGAGGACCGGCTAGGGCCCGCGATAGAGCATAAGAGGGATCAGATATTCCTTGCCTGCAAGACGGGCGAGAGAACGAAGAAGGGGGCGGAAGCCCAGCTTCATGAATCTCTGCGGAAACTCAAGACAGACCATTTTGATCTTTATCAGCTTCACGGAATGACCACCGAACAGGATTTTGAAACCGCCATGGGCCCGGGCGGTGCGATTGAGGCGTTCATCGAGGCGCGAGAGAAAGGCCTGGTGAGATTCCTGGGGTTTTCAGCGCATTCAGCTGAGATCGCGCTGAAACTGATTGATGCGTTCGACTTTGATTCAGTTCTCTTTCCAATAAATTGGGTGAACTATTTCAACGCCAACTTCGGGCCTCAGGTATTGGAACGCGCTCAGGCCAAGAATATGGGGCGGCCCGCCATCAAAGCTTTAGCGAAAACGCTCATACCTGAGGGACACCCGCGTGTTCGCGAAAAATGCTGGTATGAGCCCGTTACTGATCCGGCTCTTGCGGCGTTAGCTTTGCGGTTTACCCTATCCCAGCCTGTGACCCTGGCTATTCCCCCCGGAGATATGGGCCTATTCAGGCTTGCCCTTGATGTAGGGGAGAAATTCAAACCACTTAGTGAGGTGGAAGTTGAATTTCTGAGGGAAAAGGCGAAGGGACTCAAGCCGATTTTCCGGCTATCGGCATAG
- a CDS encoding HAMP domain-containing protein has protein sequence MPKSFFARLLITYIVVIVVALSIPAITLSRLIQGYFITSKERELVTKGQEIANIASDFLEGRESEATTLRILDALDTFVNARAWIVDRTGLVVATSRPGRGRFRGMRLSSDEVERILAGETVVRRAQLPLPEEGRMGPYGRGPGPSPGPHRMGPPVPGPGRMGPPDGVAPSPSPPITRQVISVGIPIKRDGEVVGALILHSPVTGIIATSNQLMRFIAYAGLLALIVALGLGYSISRHVSRPIRQMSKIAVRMARGDFASREELPYIGNPSNPVGDEIRELAHSFNHMAEELGRIEENRREFIANVSHELRAPLTAIRGFAQALTDGTVQSDEQRQKYLRLIRDESIRTDRLLEDLLDLSRIEAGKAKMEFSPLNIKEVVESVLEKLALKVSESGISMVDDVPPDLPPVMADGDRIEQVLSNLINNAIHATPRGGSITLSARIAEGSESARGFVRVSVTDTGRGIPREDLPYIWDRFYKVNKARSREEGVGTGIGLSIVKRIIESHGGEVGASSEAGHGTEFWFTLRMA, from the coding sequence TTGCCTAAGAGTTTTTTCGCAAGGCTTCTTATCACATATATCGTAGTCATCGTCGTTGCATTGAGTATTCCCGCTATAACCCTTTCTCGCCTTATTCAAGGCTATTTCATCACTTCTAAGGAACGTGAGCTCGTAACTAAGGGACAGGAGATTGCCAATATCGCAAGCGATTTCCTTGAGGGCAGGGAAAGTGAAGCCACCACACTGCGGATACTGGATGCCCTTGATACCTTTGTGAATGCGCGGGCCTGGATTGTGGATAGGACCGGATTAGTTGTGGCCACATCTCGCCCTGGCAGGGGGAGATTTCGCGGGATGAGGCTGAGTTCCGATGAGGTGGAACGCATCTTGGCCGGCGAGACTGTCGTGCGGCGCGCTCAGCTGCCGCTCCCCGAGGAGGGCCGCATGGGCCCGTATGGTCGTGGCCCCGGCCCCAGTCCTGGACCACATCGCATGGGGCCTCCTGTTCCCGGCCCGGGCCGCATGGGCCCACCAGACGGGGTGGCGCCGTCCCCGTCCCCGCCAATCACGCGTCAAGTGATTTCAGTGGGCATTCCAATCAAACGCGATGGTGAAGTGGTGGGCGCCCTGATCCTTCATTCACCGGTTACCGGCATAATCGCCACCTCGAACCAACTCATGCGATTTATTGCCTATGCGGGCCTGCTGGCTCTAATCGTCGCCCTGGGGTTGGGCTATTCCATCTCCCGCCATGTCTCCCGGCCTATTCGCCAGATGAGTAAAATCGCGGTGCGAATGGCTCGAGGCGATTTCGCGAGCCGGGAGGAATTACCCTATATAGGAAATCCATCAAATCCTGTGGGCGACGAAATTCGCGAGCTCGCCCATTCATTCAATCACATGGCGGAGGAACTCGGCCGCATCGAAGAAAATCGTCGTGAATTCATCGCAAATGTCTCACATGAATTAAGGGCGCCGCTCACTGCCATACGCGGCTTTGCTCAGGCGCTCACCGATGGTACGGTTCAAAGCGACGAACAGCGGCAGAAATATCTTAGACTCATTCGGGATGAATCGATCCGTACAGACCGGCTCCTCGAGGATTTGCTTGACCTATCGCGTATCGAGGCGGGAAAGGCAAAGATGGAATTCAGCCCGCTCAATATTAAAGAAGTGGTTGAAAGTGTTCTGGAAAAGCTGGCGCTCAAGGTCTCTGAATCTGGCATCTCCATGGTCGATGATGTGCCCCCGGATCTGCCTCCCGTGATGGCTGACGGCGACAGGATAGAGCAGGTTCTGTCTAACTTGATCAATAACGCGATTCACGCTACTCCACGGGGTGGAAGCATAACATTGTCAGCAAGAATTGCTGAGGGGAGTGAATCAGCGCGCGGATTCGTCCGCGTGAGCGTAACGGACACTGGTCGGGGAATTCCACGCGAGGACCTTCCATATATCTGGGACAGGTTTTACAAGGTGAATAAAGCCAGGAGCCGCGAAGAGGGAGTCGGGACTGGTATTGGCCTTTCTATCGTGAAAAGGATCATCGAATCTCATGGAGGTGAGGTTGGCGCCTCAAGCGAAGCAGGGCATGGGACGGAATTTTGGTTTACGTTGAGAATGGCATAG
- a CDS encoding response regulator transcription factor: protein MPQILLVDDDENVLELLRLYLEKEGLSTTSAKNGQEAIQKARDQVPVLVILDVMLPDLDGWQVLKRLREDEPGLPIIMLTAKSEDHDKILGLELGADDYVAKPFNPIELVARVKAVLRRARQSDWPSAQTRPDDKVINYPSLSVSLSEYEVRVEGEVVPFTRKEIELLWVLAGNPGKAFTREQLIQHVWGQDFYGDDRTVDVHIKRIREKLAPKPGEQRPWRIKTVWGVGYKFELLE, encoded by the coding sequence ATTCCGCAGATTTTGCTGGTTGATGATGATGAAAATGTGCTGGAGCTCCTCAGACTCTATCTGGAAAAGGAGGGGCTTTCCACCACGAGTGCTAAGAATGGCCAAGAGGCTATTCAGAAAGCGCGAGATCAGGTTCCGGTGCTTGTCATACTCGATGTGATGTTGCCGGATCTTGATGGGTGGCAGGTATTGAAGCGTCTCAGGGAAGATGAACCTGGGCTTCCGATAATCATGCTCACGGCAAAGTCCGAGGATCATGACAAGATCCTGGGGCTCGAATTGGGCGCTGATGATTATGTGGCCAAGCCTTTCAACCCAATTGAACTTGTCGCGAGGGTCAAGGCTGTTTTGAGGCGAGCGCGCCAGTCTGACTGGCCTTCCGCGCAGACCCGCCCCGATGATAAGGTCATCAATTACCCATCCCTTTCTGTGAGTCTTTCTGAATACGAAGTGAGGGTTGAAGGCGAGGTAGTTCCTTTCACCAGAAAAGAGATCGAGTTGTTATGGGTTCTTGCCGGCAATCCTGGGAAAGCTTTTACCAGAGAACAGCTGATCCAGCATGTGTGGGGCCAAGATTTTTATGGGGATGACCGCACCGTGGATGTTCATATAAAGAGGATCAGGGAAAAGCTGGCGCCGAAACCGGGTGAGCAGCGCCCCTGGCGGATAAAGACTGTCTGGGGTGTGGGATATAAGTTTGAGTTGTTGGAGTAG
- a CDS encoding DUF86 domain-containing protein, translated as MKQKSAKIFVEDIPGAISKIEHYTQGMVYDAFFEDERTVDAVIRNLEIIGEAARNIPKDLPRTKPKKESMRSHLKIEDA; from the coding sequence ATGAAGCAAAAGTCCGCCAAAATCTTTGTCGAAGATATCCCTGGCGCTATAAGCAAGATCGAACACTATACTCAGGGTATGGTTTATGATGCATTCTTCGAAGACGAGCGGACCGTAGACGCCGTAATCCGGAATCTCGAAATTATTGGTGAAGCCGCGCGAAACATCCCGAAGGATCTTCCCCGGACAAAACCAAAAAAAGAATCAATGCGTAGTCATCTTAAGATTGAAGATGCCTAA